From Quercus lobata isolate SW786 chromosome 1, ValleyOak3.0 Primary Assembly, whole genome shotgun sequence, one genomic window encodes:
- the LOC115988030 gene encoding protein SODIUM POTASSIUM ROOT DEFECTIVE 2 produces the protein MKRMDLFCASPASTAICSSMEQRSMVRRGPRPYNRHNPHLHDRPKSLPHVPCSSQLPFNPKPYYEKHKRPSSVKQSDYLRRKSSANTNDPSNNSPPGSSRFLLSDSDTHFINWLSESEPVSALVPAESPKLKRLSSNHPPALKSSSSARSLDQVVVLRVSLHCKGCEGKVRKHISKMEGVTSFSIDLETKKVTVIGDVTPLGVLASVSKVKNAQLWPSPISSSPSPSSQWSA, from the exons ATGAAAAGAATGGATCTTTTCTGTGCATCACCGGCCTCCACAGCCATATGCTCCAGCATGGAACAACGTTCCATGGTCCGCCGTGGTCCAAGACCCTATAATCGCCACAATCCACACCTCCATGATCGACCAAAAAGCCTACCTCATGTGCCATGTTCATCTCAGTTACCCTTTAATCCTAAGCCTTACTATGAAAAGCATAAGAGGCCCAGTTCCGTTAAACAAAGTGACTACTTACGTAGAAAAAGCTCTGCTAACACAAATGATCCGAGTAATAATAGTCCTCCTGGTTCCTCTAGATTTCTCTTAAGTGACAGTGACACACACTTTATCAACTGGTTGTCAGAGTCTGAGCCTGTCTCTGCATTGGTTCCTGCTGAGTCGCCAAAGCTTAAGCGCCTCAGCTCAAATCACCCTCCTGCCTTGAAATCCTCTTCCTCAGCTCGCTCCCTTGATCAG GTCGTGGTTTTGAGGGTATCACTGCATTGCAAGGGCTGTGAAGGAAAAGTGAGaaaacatatttcaaaaatggAAG GAGTAACATCTTTTAGTATTGATTTGGAGACAAAGAAAGTGACAGTCATTGGGGACGTGACACCTTTAGGTGTACTCGCAAGTGTTTCCAAAGTgaaaaatgcacaactttggcCGTCTCCTATATCATCATCTCCATCACCATCTTCCCAATGGTCAGCATAA
- the LOC115988015 gene encoding pentatricopeptide repeat-containing protein At1g07740, mitochondrial: MIHSRAKGISQTQLILSRHFINHIHSHTHKYHRTPKTKSHHQQRPHNHKPTPKPRKPIPFVSDVKAVQDPDEALFLFHDYHKMGFKHDYPSYSSLIYKLARSRNFEAVETILGLIQDRDIRCRETLFIVLIQHYGKAHLVDKAVELFHRMPSFNCVRTLQSCNTLLNALVDNDQLNDAIEIFNRSYKMGFRPNSISFNVLIKGWLQKGEWEQACKMFDEMLEKKVEPSVVTYNCLIGFLSRKGDLDKAMSLFEDMIPKGKHPNAITYALLMEGLCRVGKYTEAKKMMFDMDYQGCKPRLVNYGVLMSDLGKRGKIEEAKSLLHEIRKRHFKPDVVTYNILINYMCKEGRVAEAYKVLTEMQVGGCEPIAATYRMMVDGFCRVGDFEGGLNVLNAMLTSRHCPRSETFKCLIIGLLKCGKIDAACFVLEEMEKRKIQFDLEAWEALVRDACSGDGGAGGLITELISSCHFRESITQ, encoded by the coding sequence ATGATCCATTCAAGAGCAAAGGGCATCAGTCAAACACAACTCATTCTAAGTCGCCATTTCATCAATCACATCCATTCTCATACTCATAAATACCACCGCACTCCCAAGACCAAATCACACCATCAACAAAGACCTCACAATCACAAACCCACCCCAAAGCCTCGCAAGCCCATACCTTTCGTCTCCGATGTCAAAGCCGTACAAGACCCAGACGAGGCTTTATTTCTCTTCCACGACTACCACAAAATGGGCTTCAAGCACGACTATCCCTCTTACTCTTCTCTCATTTACAAGCTTGCTCGTTCTCGCAACTTTGAAGCTGTAGAGACCATTCTTGGTCTTATACAGGACCGAGACATTCGATGCAGAGAGACCCTTTTCATCGTTTTGATTCAACACTATGGAAAAGCCCATTTGGTGGACAAAGCCGTTGAGCTTTTTCATAGAATGCCTTCTTTTAATTGTGTTCGTACGTTGCAGTCTTGTAATACGCTTCTTAATGCACTTGTCGATAATGACCAGTTAAATGATGCAATCGAGATTTTCAATCGTTCTTATAAAATGGGTTTTCGTCCGAATTCGATTTCTTTCAATGTACTGATCAAAGGGTGGCTTCAGAAGGGTGAGTGGGAACAAGCGTGTAAgatgtttgatgaaatgcttgAGAAAAAAGTGGAACCTAGTGTTGTGACTTATAATTGTCTTATTGGATTTTTGTCTAGAAAGGGTGATTTAGATAAAGCAATGAGCTTGTTTGAAGATATGATACCGAAAGGAAAACATCCGAATGCTATAACATATGCACTATTGATGGAAGGTTTGTGTCGTGTAGGAAAGTATACTGAAGCTAAAAAGATGATGTTTGATATGGATTATCAAGGGTGTAAACCACGGCTGGTGAATTATGGTGTTTTGATGAGTGATCTTGGGAAGAGAGGGAAGATTGAGGAGGCAAAATCTTTACTTCATGAGATAAGGAAAAGGCATTTTAAGCCGGATGTTGTGACCTATaatatattgataaattatatGTGCAAGGAAGGTAGAGTGGCTGAGGCATATAAAGTTTTGACTGAAATGCAGGTTGGAGGTTGTGAGCCAATTGCAGCTACTTATCGAATGATGGTTGATGGGTTTTGCAGGGTTGGAGATTTTGAGGGAGGTTTGAATGTTTTGAATGCAATGTTGACAAGTAGGCATTGTCCTCGTTCAGAAACGTTTAAATGTTTGATAATAGGACTATTGAAATGTGGGAAGATTGATGCTGCTTGCTTTGTTTTGGAGGAGATGGAAAAGAGAAAGATTCAATTTGATTTGGAGGCTTGGGAAGCTCTAGTCAGGGATGCATGTAGTGGGGATGGAGGTGCAGGTGGACTTATAACTGAACTGATCTCGTCCTGTCATTTTAGGGAATCAATAACTCAATGA